Proteins encoded in a region of the Candidozyma auris chromosome 7, complete sequence genome:
- the PUT2 gene encoding 1-pyrroline-5-carboxylate dehydrogenase, with translation MLRCSARGIVARARPVAATLAARVVPRVPVRAASQLAQFKVPPITNEPVKDFAYDHQKDWDLLRASLTKFADGPIDIPVIVGGKRIYDRPTFSQVNPAKHSQVLANVSSASAEDVQEAIKASKAAKEAWARMPWSDRAGVFLKAADLISTKYRYDMLAATMLGQGKNVFQAEIDCVAELIDFFKFNVKYAEEMYRAQPCETAPGVWNRAEYRPLEGFVYAVTPFNFTAIAGNLVGAPALMGNTVVWKPSNSAVLSNYLLLTILEEAGLPKGVINFVPGEPVEISQQLINHPDFSALHFTGSTQVFKKLYGQIGANLSKDLYREYPRVVGETGGKNFHLIHPSASLDHAVLSTLRGAFEFQGQKCSANSRLYVAESVWEEFSSKLKSAMETITIGSTTDTASLHNFMGPVIHEQSFNKLQGVLEQAKKDPELTIIQGGETDKQAGFFVQPTFIQTTNPEHEFLKREFFGPIVTAYVYKDADYEKIMEKIDGVTQYGLTGAVFARDREAIRLAEEKLRYSAGNFYINDKCTGAVVAQQWFGGGRMSGTNDKAGSGNILGRFVSVRNIKENFYELKDYKYPSNIN, from the coding sequence ATGCTCCGTTGTTCTGCCCGTGGGATTGTTGCCAGAGCCAGACCCGTTGCTGCGACGCTTGCTGCTCGTGTTGTGCCCAGAGTGCCCGTGAGGGCTGCCTCCCAGTTGGCTCAGTTTAAGGTTCCTCCGATCACCAACGAGCCTGTCAAGGACTTTGCCTATGACCACCAGAAAGATTGGGATCTTTTGCGTGCTTCCCTCACGAAGTTTGCTGACGGCCCAATCGACATTCCGGTGATTGTCGGTGGCAAGAGAATCTACGACAGGCCCACGTTCTCGCAGGTGAACCCAGCTAAGCACAGCCAGGTATTGGCCAATGTGAGTAGCGCCAGTGCTGAAGACGTTCAGGAGGCCATCAAGGCTTCAAAAGCGGCGAAGGAGGCCTGGGCCCGTATGCCATGGTCCGACAGAGCTGGCGTGTTCTTGAAGGCTGCTGACCTCATCTCCACGAAGTACAGATACGACATGTTGGCAGCCACGATGCTTGGACAGGGCAAGAACGTGTTCCAGGCTGAAATTGACTGTGTTGCTGAGCtcattgacttcttcaagttcaacgTGAAGTACGCCGAAGAGATGTACAGGGCCCAGCCTTGTGAGACTGCCCCTGGTGTGTGGAACAGAGCTGAGTACAGACCTTTGGAGGGTTTCGTGTATGCTGTCACTCCTTTTAACTTCACAGCTATCGCTGGTAATCTTGTGGGTGCTCCAGCGTTGATGGGTAACACTGTTGTGTGGAAGCCTTCCAACTCGGCCGTCTTGTCGAACTACCTTCTCTTGACAATCTTGGAAGAGGCAGGCTTGCCAAAGGGCgtcatcaactttgttCCTGGTGAACCTGTTGAAATCTCCCAGCAACTCATCAACCACCCAGACTTCTCTGCTTTGCACTTTACTGGTTCCACCCAGGTGTTCAAGAAACTCTATGGTCAGATCGGTGCTAACTTGTCCAAGGACCTTTACAGAGAGTACCCACGTGTCGTGGGTGAGACTGGTGGTAAGAACTTCCACTTGATCCACCCATCGGCATCTCTTGACCATGCTGTCTTGTCTACCTTAAGAGGTGCTTTTGAGTTTCAGGGCCAGAAGTGTTCTGCTAACTCAAGACTCTACGTGGCTGAATCTGTTTGGGAGGAGTTTTcgtccaagttgaagtctgCCATGGAAACTATCACCATTGGTTCCACGACGGACACTGCCTCTTTGCACAACTTCATGGGTCCTGTGATCCATGAGCaatccttcaacaagttgcaAGGTGTTCTCGAGCAGGCCAAGAAGGACCCAGAGTTGACCATCATCCAGGGTGGTGAAACCGACAAACAAGCTGGATTCTTCGTTCAGCCAACTTTCATCCAGACCACCAACCCAGAACACGAGTTCTTAAAGAGAGAGTTCTTCGGCCCAATTGTCACTGCCTACGTCTACAAGGACGCTGACTATGAGAAGATcatggagaagatcgaCGGCGTTACTCAGTACGGTTTGACTGGTGCCGTGTTTGCTAGAGACAGGGAGGCCATCAGGCTCgctgaggagaagttgcGCTACTCTGCCGGTAACTTCTATATTAACGACAAATGTACtggtgctgttgttgcCCAGCAATGGTTCGGTGGTGGCAGAATGTCTGGTACTAATGACAAGGCCGGTTCTGGTAACATCTTAGGCAGATTTGTCTCTGTGAGAAACATTAAAGAGAACTTTTACGAGTTGAAGGATTACAAGTACCCCTCCAACATCAACTAA